A genomic segment from Pistricoccus aurantiacus encodes:
- the crtY gene encoding lycopene beta-cyclase CrtY, whose protein sequence is MKAPDLILVGGGLANGLIALRLKQARPELRLLMLESESQPGGNHTWSFHDGDLSKAQHAWLASLVGCRWPRHRVIFPDRKRLLSGGYASIFSTDFAGALKEALGKNLWVDTPVASLSPESVELEDGRILQAPAVIDGRGPKESQHLTLGYQAFLGREVRLERPHGLQEPIIMDASVPQGDGYRFVYVLPFSRDTLLIEDTHYVDRPADDATKLRKHIDAYARDHGWRVAETLREENGVLPITLAGDFYAFWRDAQGQPRSGLRAGLFHPTTGYSLPHAVRLAEHIASLENLGAKSLFQAIHAFAAQEWRRQGYFRLLNRMLFMAGRPDRRWQVMQRFYGLREPLIERFYAGRLTWADKARILTGKPPVPLGEALKAVRLNSPQRIASTPFGKHS, encoded by the coding sequence ATGAAAGCGCCGGATCTGATCCTGGTAGGCGGCGGCCTGGCCAACGGCCTGATCGCACTGCGGCTGAAACAGGCACGCCCGGAACTGCGCCTGCTGATGCTGGAAAGCGAAAGCCAGCCCGGCGGCAATCACACCTGGTCGTTTCACGACGGCGATCTGTCAAAGGCCCAGCATGCCTGGCTGGCGTCCCTGGTGGGCTGTCGCTGGCCCCGCCATCGAGTGATCTTTCCGGACCGCAAACGCCTGTTGAGCGGCGGCTACGCCAGTATTTTTTCCACGGATTTCGCCGGAGCCTTGAAAGAAGCTCTCGGGAAAAACCTCTGGGTCGATACGCCGGTGGCAAGCCTATCCCCCGAGTCCGTGGAGCTCGAAGACGGCCGCATCCTGCAGGCGCCGGCGGTGATCGATGGCCGCGGGCCCAAGGAAAGTCAGCATCTGACCCTGGGCTATCAGGCGTTTCTCGGCCGGGAAGTGCGACTGGAACGGCCCCACGGCCTGCAGGAACCGATCATCATGGACGCCAGCGTTCCCCAGGGCGACGGCTACCGTTTCGTCTATGTGCTGCCCTTCAGCCGGGATACCCTGCTGATCGAGGATACCCACTACGTGGACCGGCCGGCGGATGACGCCACGAAACTGCGGAAGCACATCGACGCCTATGCGCGAGATCACGGCTGGAGGGTTGCCGAAACGCTGCGGGAGGAAAACGGCGTGCTGCCGATCACCCTGGCGGGAGATTTTTACGCCTTCTGGCGAGACGCCCAGGGTCAGCCCAGAAGCGGCCTGCGGGCGGGGCTTTTCCACCCGACCACCGGCTACTCGCTACCTCATGCGGTACGCTTGGCGGAGCATATCGCGAGCCTCGAAAATCTCGGCGCGAAATCCCTGTTCCAGGCCATCCACGCCTTCGCCGCACAGGAATGGCGGCGCCAAGGCTACTTTCGCCTGCTCAATCGCATGTTGTTCATGGCCGGCCGCCCGGACCGGCGCTGGCAGGTCATGCAGCGCTTCTACGGTCTGCGGGAGCCGCTGATCGAGCGCTTCTACGCCGGGCGTCTGACCTGGGCCGACAAGGCGCGCATCCTGACGGGCAAGCCCCCGGTGCCCCTGGGCGAGGCTCTCAAGGCGGTTCGGCTGAACTCGCCGCAAAGGATTGCATCCACCCCTTTTGGAAAACATTCATGA
- a CDS encoding phytoene desaturase — protein MTQPKRALVIGAGFGGLALAIRLQAGGYQTTLLEKRDKPGGRAYVYEDKGFTFDAGPTVITDPSALEELFTLADRRLSDYVELLPVTPFYRLCWEDAPAFDYVNDQESLDRQIAERNPKDVEGYRRFLDYSKAVFEEGYRKLGAVPFLSFRDMLSAGPQLARLQAWRSVYSMVSKFIEDPHLRQAFSFHSLLVGGNPFATSSIYTLIHALERQWGVWFPKGGTGALVQGMVKLFEDLGGRLELNAEVARIETEGDRVSGVTLGDGRHFPTDTLASNADVMHTYAKLLGEHTRGAGQAKSLSRKRFSMSLFVIYFGLDKPSQGLEHHTVCFGPRYKELIDEIFNAETLADDFSLYLHSPCVTDPSLAPEGCSAHYVLAPVPHLGKAKIDWETQGPIYRDRILDYLERHYIPGLREHLVTCRHFTPLDFREELNAHLGSAFSLEPILTQSAWFRPHNRDAKIGNLYMVGAGTHPGAGVPGVIGSAKATAGLMLERLNDGTPQ, from the coding sequence ATGACCCAACCCAAACGCGCCCTGGTCATCGGCGCCGGCTTCGGCGGCCTGGCCTTGGCGATTCGTCTGCAGGCCGGCGGCTACCAGACCACCCTGCTGGAAAAGCGCGACAAGCCCGGCGGCCGCGCCTATGTTTATGAAGACAAGGGTTTCACCTTCGACGCCGGCCCCACGGTGATCACTGATCCGTCCGCCTTGGAAGAGCTCTTCACCCTGGCGGACAGGCGCCTTTCGGATTACGTCGAGCTATTGCCGGTCACGCCCTTCTACCGGCTCTGCTGGGAAGACGCCCCGGCCTTCGACTACGTCAACGATCAGGAATCCCTGGACCGGCAGATCGCCGAACGCAATCCCAAGGACGTGGAGGGCTATCGGCGCTTCCTGGACTATTCCAAGGCGGTCTTCGAGGAAGGCTATCGCAAGCTCGGCGCCGTGCCATTTCTCTCCTTTCGCGACATGCTTTCCGCCGGCCCGCAGCTGGCCAGGCTTCAGGCCTGGCGCAGCGTCTATTCCATGGTCTCGAAGTTCATCGAAGACCCGCATCTGCGCCAGGCCTTCTCCTTTCATTCCCTGCTGGTGGGGGGCAACCCTTTCGCTACCTCCTCCATCTATACTTTGATTCATGCTCTGGAGCGCCAATGGGGGGTGTGGTTTCCCAAGGGCGGCACCGGCGCCTTGGTGCAGGGCATGGTCAAGCTGTTCGAGGATCTCGGCGGGCGGCTTGAGCTGAACGCGGAAGTGGCGCGAATCGAAACCGAGGGCGATCGGGTGAGCGGCGTCACCCTGGGAGATGGCCGGCACTTTCCGACGGATACGCTGGCCTCCAACGCGGACGTGATGCACACCTATGCCAAGCTGCTGGGTGAGCATACCCGTGGCGCCGGCCAAGCCAAATCGCTGAGCCGCAAGCGATTCAGCATGTCGCTGTTCGTGATCTATTTCGGCCTCGACAAGCCATCCCAGGGCCTGGAGCATCACACCGTCTGCTTCGGTCCCCGCTACAAGGAGCTGATCGACGAGATCTTCAACGCGGAAACCCTGGCGGACGACTTCTCCCTGTACCTGCATTCCCCCTGCGTCACCGACCCGAGTCTCGCGCCGGAAGGCTGCAGCGCTCATTACGTGCTGGCACCGGTACCGCATCTGGGCAAGGCGAAAATCGACTGGGAAACCCAGGGCCCGATATATCGTGACCGTATCCTCGACTACCTGGAACGACATTACATCCCGGGGCTGCGGGAGCACCTGGTGACCTGCCGGCACTTCACCCCGCTGGATTTTCGCGAGGAGCTCAACGCCCACCTGGGCTCCGCTTTTTCCTTGGAGCCGATTCTGACCCAGAGCGCCTGGTTCCGACCTCACAACCGCGACGCCAAGATCGGCAATCTTTACATGGTAGGCGCCGGCACCCATCCCGGCGCCGGGGTGCCCGGGGTGATCGGATCCGCCAAGGCTACCGCAGGCCTGATGTTGGAACGCCTCAATGACGGTACGCCACAATGA
- the crtB gene encoding 15-cis-phytoene synthase CrtB, protein MTDKLGQHAAQTIAVGSKSFATAARLFDPQTRRSALMLYAWCRHCDDVIDDQQLGFQTSTRSLQTSESRLEELRRLTRQAYAGEPMESPAFAAFQEVALEHEIPERHPLAHLDGFAMDVAERRYITLDDTLSYCYHVAGVVGVMMAWIMGAKDDATLDRACDLGLAFQLTNIARDIVEDAEIGRCYLPEQWLEEAGIPQEEIASPQHREALSKLAVRLVDTAEPYYDSAHGGLTALSPRCAWAIATALGVYREIGMKVKARGARAWDKRISTSKMDKTRLLSGGLAQALASRWRTPEPRPDQLWQRPR, encoded by the coding sequence ATGACGGATAAGCTGGGCCAACACGCTGCACAGACCATCGCCGTCGGTTCCAAGAGTTTTGCCACCGCCGCCAGATTGTTCGATCCGCAGACCCGGCGCAGTGCCCTGATGCTTTACGCCTGGTGTCGCCACTGCGACGACGTGATCGACGATCAGCAGCTGGGTTTTCAGACATCGACAAGGTCACTGCAAACCAGCGAGTCCCGCCTGGAAGAACTTCGTCGCTTGACCCGCCAGGCCTATGCGGGAGAACCCATGGAAAGTCCGGCCTTCGCCGCCTTTCAGGAAGTCGCCCTCGAACACGAGATCCCCGAGCGGCATCCCCTGGCACACCTGGACGGCTTCGCCATGGACGTGGCGGAGCGGCGCTATATCACGCTCGACGACACCCTGAGCTATTGCTACCACGTGGCCGGCGTAGTGGGAGTGATGATGGCCTGGATCATGGGCGCGAAAGATGATGCGACCCTGGACCGAGCCTGCGACCTGGGCCTGGCCTTTCAGTTGACCAATATTGCCAGGGATATCGTCGAGGACGCGGAAATAGGCCGCTGCTACCTACCGGAGCAGTGGCTGGAGGAAGCCGGCATTCCACAAGAAGAGATCGCTTCACCTCAACATCGTGAAGCGCTTTCGAAACTCGCTGTGCGGCTAGTTGATACGGCGGAACCCTACTATGACTCGGCTCACGGCGGCCTGACGGCGCTTTCGCCGCGCTGCGCCTGGGCCATCGCCACCGCCTTGGGCGTCTATCGGGAAATAGGCATGAAAGTGAAAGCGCGAGGCGCTCGCGCCTGGGATAAACGCATTTCTACCAGCAAGATGGATAAAACGCGTCTGCTATCCGGCGGGCTAGCTCAGGCGCTGGCGTCGCGCTGGCGAACACCGGAGCCGCGACCGGACCAGCTTTGGCAGCGGCCTCGTTAG
- a CDS encoding sterol desaturase family protein, whose product MNLLMNTLILLATVAGMEAFAWYAHKYIMHGWGWGWHRSHHEPRTGWFEKNDLYAVVFAGIAILLIALGTAGWYPLQWIGAGMTLYGALYFLAHDGLVHQRWPFRYVPRKGYLKRLYQAHRMHHAVKGREGCVSFGFLVAPPIGTLKRQLREKHGGPLKNAR is encoded by the coding sequence ATGAATCTGCTGATGAATACGCTGATCCTGCTGGCGACGGTGGCCGGTATGGAAGCCTTCGCCTGGTACGCGCATAAATACATCATGCACGGCTGGGGCTGGGGTTGGCATCGTTCCCACCACGAACCGCGAACGGGGTGGTTCGAGAAGAACGATCTCTACGCGGTGGTATTCGCCGGAATCGCCATTCTGCTGATCGCCCTGGGCACCGCGGGCTGGTATCCGCTGCAGTGGATAGGCGCCGGCATGACCTTGTACGGCGCGCTCTATTTCCTTGCCCACGATGGGCTGGTGCATCAGCGCTGGCCGTTTCGCTACGTACCACGCAAGGGCTACCTGAAGCGGCTGTATCAGGCCCATCGCATGCACCATGCGGTAAAGGGCAGGGAAGGCTGCGTGTCCTTCGGTTTCCTGGTGGCGCCGCCTATCGGCACTCTCAAGCGCCAACTGCGCGAGAAGCACGGCGGGCCCTTGAAAAACGCTCGCTAA
- a CDS encoding FAD/FMN-containing dehydrogenase, with translation MKHYLVLSLFSIGIFLVSTMAQAVEVGERLAPWTLKDQFGDSVNLDEQTSLLLVASSRKAAEVMDEALKDSPEGYLEARNTLYVADISRIPGLVAKLVLVPAMRSANYRVLLDRESQVAPQHLGNGDTVLWLDLDDMKVQERREFESAEALRRTLEEYRS, from the coding sequence ATGAAACATTATCTTGTCTTATCGCTTTTCTCGATCGGAATTTTCCTGGTCAGTACGATGGCTCAGGCCGTCGAGGTGGGTGAGCGGCTTGCGCCTTGGACCCTGAAAGATCAGTTTGGCGACTCCGTAAATCTCGACGAGCAGACGAGTCTGCTGCTCGTCGCCAGCAGTCGCAAGGCGGCGGAAGTGATGGACGAGGCGTTAAAAGATAGTCCCGAGGGCTATCTGGAAGCGCGTAATACGCTTTATGTGGCGGATATTTCGCGCATACCCGGCCTGGTGGCCAAGCTCGTGCTGGTGCCGGCGATGCGTTCGGCCAACTATCGCGTCCTGCTCGACCGTGAAAGCCAAGTCGCGCCGCAGCATCTGGGCAACGGCGACACGGTGCTCTGGCTGGATCTCGACGACATGAAGGTACAGGAGCGTCGCGAATTCGAGTCCGCCGAGGCGCTGCGCCGGACGCTGGAGGAGTATCGATCATGA
- a CDS encoding TenA family protein codes for MTTRRTWSDWAAGRKEASISDWLRETSEPDWSATVNHPLFDALAEGRLFDEVFAAYMVQDYGFVDPFTALIGHAIGRAPSMEDRVVLGRFMGMLTSDENSVFLRTFETFEVSERARSTPNYLEATQDFRRLLQDTGMQGSYAEILAVLVVTEWIYLEWATRITRVDGLHPLQGEWIDLHDNPDFRAFVSWLRRRLHETAIDLDDEAFTRMARRFRETVAKERAFHDAVYPG; via the coding sequence ATGACCACACGCAGGACCTGGAGCGATTGGGCTGCCGGCCGTAAGGAAGCGTCGATCAGCGACTGGCTGCGCGAGACAAGCGAGCCGGACTGGTCCGCCACGGTGAATCATCCACTATTCGATGCCTTGGCCGAAGGGCGGCTTTTTGACGAGGTTTTCGCCGCCTATATGGTGCAGGACTATGGGTTCGTTGATCCTTTTACCGCGCTGATCGGCCATGCCATTGGTCGTGCTCCAAGTATGGAAGATCGCGTTGTGCTGGGTCGGTTCATGGGCATGCTGACCAGTGACGAGAACAGCGTATTCCTGCGTACCTTCGAGACCTTTGAAGTTTCGGAGCGGGCTCGCAGCACACCGAATTATCTGGAAGCCACCCAGGACTTTCGACGCCTTCTGCAAGATACCGGCATGCAGGGCAGCTATGCGGAGATACTGGCGGTATTGGTGGTCACGGAGTGGATTTACCTGGAATGGGCCACCCGGATCACCCGGGTTGATGGGCTACACCCGTTGCAAGGCGAGTGGATCGACCTACACGACAATCCTGACTTCAGAGCGTTCGTGAGCTGGCTGCGTCGGCGACTGCACGAAACGGCAATCGATCTCGACGACGAGGCCTTTACACGGATGGCCAGGCGCTTTCGAGAAACGGTAGCCAAGGAAAGAGCCTTCCACGATGCCGTGTATCCGGGTTGA
- a CDS encoding peroxidase-related enzyme (This protein belongs to a clade of uncharacterized proteins related to peroxidases such as the alkylhydroperoxidase AhpD.), producing the protein MSHSLSRFPVPETLDDLPEDIRATILAVQEKAGFVPNVFLMLAHRPEEFRAFFAYHDAIMERESDTLTKAEKEMIVVATSARNRCLYCVVAHGALVRIYSKDPLLADQVAINHRTAPLSERHRAMLDFALYIGTQQGELNDDWQTRLFEAEFTLDDIWDIGAVAGFFGMSNRLVNLTGTPPNAEFYLMGRIPREK; encoded by the coding sequence ATGAGCCATTCTCTCAGCCGCTTCCCTGTTCCCGAAACCCTCGACGATCTGCCGGAGGATATTCGCGCCACCATCCTCGCCGTTCAAGAAAAGGCAGGCTTCGTGCCCAATGTCTTTCTGATGCTGGCGCATCGGCCGGAGGAGTTTCGCGCCTTCTTCGCCTATCACGACGCCATCATGGAGCGAGAATCCGATACCCTGACCAAGGCGGAAAAGGAGATGATCGTGGTGGCCACCAGCGCCCGCAATCGCTGTCTGTATTGCGTGGTGGCCCACGGGGCCCTGGTGCGCATTTACAGCAAGGACCCGCTGCTGGCGGATCAGGTGGCGATCAATCATCGCACCGCGCCGCTCAGCGAGCGCCATCGGGCCATGCTGGATTTCGCGCTGTATATCGGCACCCAGCAAGGCGAGCTGAACGATGACTGGCAAACTCGCCTGTTCGAGGCAGAGTTCACTCTGGACGATATCTGGGATATCGGCGCCGTGGCCGGCTTCTTCGGCATGTCCAACCGGCTGGTGAACCTTACCGGCACGCCGCCCAACGCGGAGTTCTATCTGATGGGCCGGATACCGAGAGAAAAATAA
- a CDS encoding DUF3427 domain-containing protein has translation MDQLPAGLYERLLDEELAQHLAAHPELKPILRALDDETAPHVYAQFVGQLLVQALRISNVDQRIPLLNRLIELLAATDGLEYLTRKRLLSVNKPVMTSIGADAGKLARPQTPLATSALLTGLGHDPPLEHELRAEMATADGVDILVSFIKWSGLRLLMPAFEHLAERGVPIRLISTSYMGASDPAALEWLAGQSNVTVRVSYDTGGTRLHAKAYHFLRDSGYSTAYIGSANMSHSAMTQGLEWTVKATAQDMAHILERFAAEFSAYWESDEFEPFTECDFRRFRQAIAAHKARDNSGAAFFAEITPRPFQLRILEALDATRQRGSYRNLIVAATGTGKTVISALDYCRVCEHKRRKVPLLFVAHRREILEQALACFRTVLRDQNFGELWVGGHEPDEFRYLFASIQTLNRQRPWVKLGSQHFHYVIVDEAHHGAASSYREFFETLQPLWLLGLTATPERMDGSSILPDFDDGLAAEIRLPEALEEKLLCPFHYFGISDSIDLSDESLWRNGRYDVGQLENLLTGDDFRARQRVDTVLQALRRYQPDLSEVRAIGFCAGVRHARYMAKQFNQAGLHASVLLGDTPAESRTERIREFREGRLPFLFTVDVLSEGVDVPDINLVMFLRPTESLTVFLQQLGRGLRHAPGKECLTVLDFVGQTHRRYRLDTRFTALLSGQRQRLDREVEADFPGLPPGCSIQLERVARERVLGKIREVLDNLNHFIPETIRTWSQEVNQPLTFGRFLDVSGLSPIQVLSRRSWSEWKAMALRQPIPNDANLAQARKALPRIALRTDPQLLDAIESIAQDSSVHESRGRYSEKLMTALHYVLWGKKGELAGVANLEESLSKWQANPSIASDAAEIAAWRRSRQTVPLKRIVLPFDCGLLLHGAYGTAEIKAALGLASLEKPGPMGQGMLHAKPLKAYVMLVTFQKDESDFSPTTRYHDYPISRTLLHWESRSTVTQDSPTGQDFLRFQEYGNTILFFARMHKRIEGETAPFIFLGPVKALKHYQGNRPIQMTWELEYPIPAELFEQARPV, from the coding sequence ATGGATCAGCTACCTGCAGGTCTTTATGAGCGGTTGCTGGATGAAGAGTTGGCACAGCATCTTGCCGCTCATCCGGAACTGAAACCGATACTGCGAGCGCTCGACGATGAGACTGCACCCCATGTATACGCTCAATTTGTCGGCCAATTGCTCGTCCAGGCGCTGCGCATCTCGAATGTCGATCAGCGAATTCCGCTCCTGAATCGTCTTATCGAGCTATTGGCTGCTACCGATGGTCTTGAGTATCTGACTCGCAAGCGTCTGCTCAGCGTCAATAAGCCGGTAATGACGTCGATAGGCGCTGATGCCGGAAAGCTTGCGCGTCCACAGACGCCGCTTGCCACTAGTGCGCTGCTGACCGGTCTTGGTCACGATCCGCCCCTGGAGCACGAACTGCGTGCAGAAATGGCGACCGCAGATGGAGTCGATATCCTGGTCTCCTTTATCAAGTGGTCAGGGCTTCGTCTGCTGATGCCGGCTTTCGAGCATCTTGCCGAACGTGGCGTACCGATACGCCTTATCTCGACCAGCTATATGGGAGCCAGCGATCCGGCAGCGCTGGAGTGGTTGGCAGGCCAATCCAACGTCACCGTGCGCGTGTCCTACGACACTGGCGGCACTCGGCTGCATGCCAAGGCCTATCACTTCCTGCGCGACAGCGGCTATTCCACTGCCTATATAGGCTCGGCCAACATGTCGCATTCGGCAATGACTCAAGGCCTTGAATGGACGGTCAAGGCAACCGCTCAGGACATGGCGCATATCCTGGAACGCTTTGCCGCCGAGTTTTCCGCTTATTGGGAAAGCGATGAATTCGAGCCCTTTACTGAATGCGACTTCCGTCGCTTTCGGCAGGCAATTGCCGCGCACAAGGCGCGCGACAACAGCGGCGCTGCCTTCTTCGCGGAGATCACGCCGCGGCCGTTTCAACTGCGTATCCTTGAGGCTCTGGACGCGACTCGACAGCGCGGCTCCTATCGCAATCTGATTGTTGCTGCGACGGGGACGGGCAAGACGGTGATATCGGCACTGGATTATTGTCGTGTCTGCGAGCATAAACGTCGTAAAGTACCGCTGCTGTTTGTCGCTCATCGTCGCGAAATACTCGAACAGGCGCTGGCCTGCTTTCGCACGGTGCTACGCGATCAGAACTTCGGCGAGCTCTGGGTCGGGGGTCATGAGCCTGACGAATTTCGTTATCTGTTTGCTTCAATCCAGACCCTGAATCGACAGCGACCTTGGGTAAAACTGGGTAGTCAGCATTTTCATTATGTCATCGTCGATGAGGCGCACCATGGCGCTGCCAGCAGCTATCGGGAGTTTTTCGAAACGCTGCAGCCACTGTGGCTGCTTGGCCTGACTGCTACTCCGGAGCGTATGGATGGCAGCAGCATATTGCCGGATTTCGATGACGGGTTAGCCGCCGAGATTCGTCTGCCAGAGGCGCTGGAAGAAAAGCTGCTCTGTCCATTTCACTATTTCGGTATCAGCGACAGCATCGATCTCAGCGATGAGAGCTTGTGGCGCAATGGTCGCTATGATGTTGGCCAATTGGAGAATCTGCTGACCGGCGATGATTTCCGCGCTCGGCAGCGGGTGGACACCGTGCTTCAAGCGCTACGGCGCTATCAGCCAGACCTTTCGGAAGTGCGTGCGATCGGTTTTTGTGCGGGGGTACGCCACGCCCGGTACATGGCGAAGCAGTTTAATCAGGCAGGGCTACATGCATCGGTACTGTTAGGTGATACGCCTGCCGAGAGTCGCACCGAACGCATTCGTGAATTTCGTGAAGGCCGCTTGCCTTTTCTGTTCACTGTCGATGTGCTCAGTGAAGGGGTGGATGTTCCGGACATCAACCTGGTGATGTTTCTCAGGCCCACCGAAAGCCTGACAGTGTTTCTGCAGCAGCTGGGACGGGGGCTGCGTCACGCCCCGGGAAAGGAGTGTCTCACCGTCCTCGACTTCGTCGGCCAAACTCATCGTCGCTATCGGCTTGATACCCGATTTACCGCTTTGCTTTCCGGTCAACGCCAGCGTCTGGATCGTGAAGTCGAAGCGGACTTTCCGGGCCTTCCTCCAGGCTGCAGCATTCAGCTCGAACGGGTGGCGCGAGAGCGGGTGTTGGGTAAGATTCGTGAAGTTCTCGATAACCTCAACCATTTCATTCCGGAGACTATCCGCACCTGGTCGCAGGAAGTGAACCAGCCGCTAACCTTCGGCCGCTTCCTCGATGTCAGCGGACTCTCCCCCATACAGGTATTGTCTCGTCGCAGCTGGTCCGAGTGGAAGGCCATGGCACTTCGCCAGCCCATACCTAATGATGCGAATCTGGCTCAGGCGAGGAAGGCGTTACCGCGTATTGCACTGCGGACTGATCCGCAGCTGCTCGATGCCATCGAATCCATCGCCCAGGATTCCAGCGTCCATGAATCTCGTGGACGTTATAGCGAGAAACTGATGACAGCGCTTCATTATGTGTTGTGGGGGAAAAAGGGAGAGCTAGCCGGTGTGGCGAACCTCGAAGAGTCATTGTCGAAGTGGCAAGCCAATCCCAGCATTGCCTCGGATGCCGCAGAAATTGCCGCTTGGCGTCGGTCCCGGCAGACAGTTCCACTCAAGCGGATTGTATTACCGTTCGACTGTGGACTTTTGTTGCACGGTGCCTACGGCACAGCCGAGATCAAGGCGGCGCTGGGGTTAGCCAGTCTGGAAAAACCCGGTCCCATGGGGCAGGGCATGCTTCATGCCAAGCCTTTGAAAGCCTACGTGATGTTGGTCACCTTTCAGAAAGACGAGAGCGATTTCTCGCCTACGACGCGCTACCACGATTACCCGATCAGCCGTACGCTGCTGCATTGGGAAAGTCGTTCGACAGTGACTCAAGACAGTCCCACTGGCCAGGATTTTCTTCGCTTCCAAGAGTACGGCAATACCATTCTCTTCTTTGCCCGGATGCATAAGCGTATTGAAGGAGAGACGGCGCCTTTCATCTTTCTTGGCCCGGTCAAGGCGCTCAAGCATTATCAGGGGAACCGGCCGATACAAATGACCTGGGAGCTCGAGTATCCGATTCCGGCGGAGCTGTTCGAGCAGGCGCGGCCCGTATAG
- a CDS encoding helix-turn-helix transcriptional regulator: MILLEQIKSRRLQLGLKQSDMRMRLGMSRQQYQRLEASGNPRLNTLELVAKGLNAELMLIPQDKREAVLAVLAKSTPSDQRGHAQTPPEETGDPLIDDPWRGLLEENE; encoded by the coding sequence ATGATCTTGCTCGAGCAGATAAAGTCACGCCGTCTGCAGCTAGGCTTGAAGCAGAGTGATATGCGGATGCGCCTGGGCATGTCCCGGCAGCAGTACCAACGGCTTGAAGCCAGTGGCAATCCCCGTTTGAACACGCTCGAACTGGTTGCCAAGGGCCTCAACGCCGAGTTGATGCTGATACCTCAGGATAAACGCGAAGCGGTGCTTGCTGTGCTGGCGAAAAGCACTCCATCCGATCAGAGGGGCCATGCGCAAACGCCACCTGAAGAGACTGGCGATCCCCTGATCGATGATCCCTGGAGGGGGCTGCTGGAGGAAAACGAATGA
- a CDS encoding type II toxin-antitoxin system HipA family toxin has protein sequence MDRLSVLLLTLHDHLVGHLVGYRSGRNILLFAEEFAHDPTRPTLSLITHPRFPKSPELLRRDWLRHQRLHPLLSNLLPEGALRELLAQGLKTHIDHEFELLAWLGRDLPGALIATPMAPDEVPETLLRRLAFADPAGIERIEPIDLASRFSLAGIQMKFSMKEKDGRYNLAQGGADSAQTELGDWIIKTPSTRHAQVPLNEYSAMTLAALAGIDIPEIRLIKLDQLENLPPINLPQETQAFAIRRFDRRQTKGQIERIHMEDFAQVLVKYPKEKYGAANYEQIGRILYQYSGDGIADVQQLARRLLVNILLANGDAHLKNWSLLYDDRVTPRLSSAYDILTTRVYIDGERNAALNLAGNKDWYLASMNSFRRWADKSAIPWRLIKPHLDDTLDRARTLWPEALQQQPMLERHKDALRIHWQQLHADFRIRTGATGPIKRP, from the coding sequence ATGGACCGATTAAGCGTCCTACTGCTGACGTTGCATGATCACCTGGTGGGTCACCTTGTCGGTTACAGAAGCGGCAGAAATATCCTTCTCTTTGCAGAAGAGTTCGCGCATGATCCAACGCGGCCGACACTCAGCCTGATTACCCACCCACGTTTTCCGAAATCCCCGGAGCTACTGAGGCGAGACTGGCTCAGACACCAACGGCTGCATCCCCTGCTGTCCAACCTGTTGCCGGAAGGCGCATTGCGCGAACTCCTGGCGCAAGGTCTGAAGACTCACATCGATCACGAATTCGAGCTGCTGGCCTGGCTTGGACGAGACCTTCCAGGCGCCCTGATTGCGACACCAATGGCACCCGACGAAGTGCCGGAGACACTGCTGCGTCGCCTGGCGTTCGCAGATCCGGCGGGTATCGAACGGATAGAACCCATTGATCTTGCCAGCAGGTTCTCTCTTGCGGGCATTCAGATGAAGTTCTCCATGAAGGAGAAAGACGGCCGATACAATCTTGCCCAAGGAGGCGCCGATTCAGCGCAAACCGAGCTCGGCGACTGGATCATCAAGACGCCCTCCACCCGTCACGCTCAGGTTCCCCTGAACGAATACTCCGCAATGACACTGGCTGCCTTGGCTGGCATTGATATTCCGGAAATTCGCTTGATCAAGCTGGATCAGCTGGAGAATCTTCCACCTATCAACTTGCCTCAGGAAACCCAGGCATTCGCCATTAGGCGCTTCGATCGCAGGCAGACCAAAGGACAAATCGAACGTATCCACATGGAAGACTTTGCCCAGGTGCTGGTGAAATATCCCAAGGAAAAATATGGCGCGGCAAACTATGAACAAATCGGCCGCATCCTGTATCAGTATTCCGGGGATGGCATCGCCGATGTGCAGCAGCTTGCTCGACGATTGCTGGTCAATATCCTGCTGGCCAACGGTGATGCGCATTTGAAGAACTGGAGTTTGCTGTACGATGATCGCGTTACACCGAGGCTTTCCTCGGCTTACGACATCCTGACAACGCGGGTCTACATCGACGGTGAAAGAAACGCCGCGCTCAACCTTGCGGGAAATAAGGACTGGTACTTGGCGTCGATGAACAGCTTTCGTCGCTGGGCGGATAAATCCGCCATTCCCTGGCGGCTGATCAAGCCCCATCTCGATGATACGTTGGACAGGGCACGCACACTTTGGCCGGAAGCCCTGCAACAGCAACCCATGCTGGAACGCCATAAAGACGCGCTAAGAATCCACTGGCAGCAGTTGCATGCTGACTTTCGAATTCGCACCGGCGCGACCGGTCCAATCAAGAGGCCTTGA